Proteins from a single region of Nodularia sp. LEGE 06071:
- a CDS encoding YceD family protein, producing the protein MDAIFIPQLTKAPERTEEIQVQEFLPGLESLTPVRGRLRVQHQGNYLEVSSQAETIITCTCNRCLQQYNQRLTLNTKEVIWLDEAAAQIEDLPLEREVVLEDLVETLSPKGYFYPSEWLYEQMCLALPQRQLCNLDCPGILNVDADGSKNPGDSRWASLEALKKQLPG; encoded by the coding sequence ATGGACGCAATTTTTATTCCGCAGCTCACCAAAGCCCCGGAGCGGACAGAGGAAATTCAAGTTCAAGAGTTTCTACCTGGTCTGGAAAGCTTGACACCTGTTCGCGGTCGCTTGCGGGTGCAGCATCAAGGCAATTACTTGGAAGTGTCCAGTCAGGCAGAAACAATTATTACTTGTACTTGTAACCGTTGTTTGCAGCAATATAATCAACGTTTGACGCTGAATACCAAAGAAGTTATTTGGTTAGATGAAGCTGCTGCTCAAATAGAGGACTTGCCTTTAGAACGGGAAGTGGTGCTGGAAGATTTAGTGGAAACTCTGTCACCTAAAGGTTATTTTTATCCCAGTGAATGGTTATACGAGCAGATGTGTTTAGCATTACCTCAGCGTCAGCTTTGTAACCTCGATTGTCCGGGTATTTTGAACGTTGATGCTGATGGTTCTAAAAATCCGGGGGATAGTCGTTGGGCTTCTTTGGAAGCATTGAAAAAGCAGCTTCCGGGATGA
- a CDS encoding protein jag produces MMLESPMQRGQQWLTTLLQLTGIPAEIKGNLEIDPPQFGDSPELDSYWLTIDQTNLTTEEIRVLIGADGSVIDAIQYLANSVLNLGLAEDSQASYTIELNGYRVKRQAEIHAMAEAAADEVRASGGEVEIKSLSSAERRQIHSFLKEFADLQTFSRGREPHRHLVVCPATANNGS; encoded by the coding sequence ATGATGCTTGAAAGTCCCATGCAAAGAGGGCAGCAGTGGTTAACAACGCTGCTGCAACTAACAGGAATACCGGCAGAGATTAAGGGGAATTTAGAAATTGACCCGCCTCAATTTGGCGATTCCCCAGAGCTAGATAGCTACTGGTTGACCATTGATCAAACGAATCTGACAACCGAAGAAATCCGCGTTTTAATTGGCGCTGATGGTTCGGTTATAGATGCGATTCAATATTTAGCTAATTCGGTGCTAAACCTCGGACTAGCCGAAGATTCACAAGCTTCTTATACCATTGAATTGAACGGCTACCGCGTCAAAAGACAAGCGGAAATTCACGCAATGGCAGAAGCCGCAGCTGATGAAGTCCGGGCTTCTGGTGGAGAAGTAGAAATAAAATCTCTCAGTTCAGCCGAAAGGCGGCAAATCCACTCTTTCTTGAAAGAATTTGCAGATTTGCAAACCTTCAGTCGTGGTAGAGAACCGCACCGTCATTTGGTAGTTTGTCCAGCGACGGCGAATAATGGAAGTTAA